The following coding sequences are from one Musa acuminata AAA Group cultivar baxijiao chromosome BXJ1-6, Cavendish_Baxijiao_AAA, whole genome shotgun sequence window:
- the LOC135676536 gene encoding lysine-specific demethylase JMJ14-like isoform X1, which translates to MGTACTTKDLHLPRQETMSDNMPIDLREDAGIPVANSGYVNEATVSPKMQMESDSCGCEEVKVKRSLRRRSGIYYGVFDISSEEESDCEQSIKDRTLKRSRQKNDVSRSTNKSRYERQESSRWNPKEARRPVIDEAPVFYPTEEDFKDTLGYIASIREKAEKYGICRIIPPHSWSPPCPLKENNFWGCTKFTTRVQEVDKLQNREPIRKKFRNRCHKRRKRRKRLRFGMTRRRNASAVSETNESVGSDTDEKFGFQSGSDFTLETFKKYADEFKKQYFGVKGTNGSIEHQDDNHEKKWQPSPEDIEGEYWRIVEDPTDEIEVHYGADLDTAMFGSGFPKASLGNKAELDPYVNSGWNLNNLPRLPGSVLSFEREDISGVLVPWLYVGMCFSSFCWHVEDHHLYSLNYMHFGDPKVWYGVPGSDAVKLEDAMRKHLPELFEEQPDLLHELVTQLSPSVLKSEGVPVYRAIQNSGEFVLTFPRAYHSGFNCGFNCAEAVNVAPVNWLPHGQCAVELYSEQHRKTSLSHDKLLLGVAWEAVKEQLEQSHLQGNNPRSLRWQNFCGNDGVLTEAIKARVIMEHKRRENVSSISNVRKMDNNFDLSTERECFLCFYDLHLSAAGCECSPNRYACLSHAKLICSCDPSKMILLVRHNLDELNALVLALGGDLGAVKLCNLEDIGLALPTHSKFLEEPNDSLSKSISEHERPLSDVNALNIDNGVHNQEIDNQLSRALSLANIEHKSHSLFQEPERIHNINKPSVGMVSLSDKEGNSAHTYSDAAPLDVKSDVVLHNDVGCQVSSSGKENILLFSSNEDEGHQFCLDLNVEQITGEPKVETEGCHVECTEPVICTIKEEQIWDSDISRQECSSNFKVMGVNGCGIVRIQMESDIMRKNKNIIGTGSDCGSSMSLGPWADLGSSHASSERNLNQASCSRDTELPRKSIPRLFGVDLQHDLYSSSPSGSQRSQSMRDNSNHSNAVNQSDHDLGTIHPMPKYCVEPLNFGKVMHGKQWCSRQAIFPNGFRTRVKFFSVLDPTKLCNYVSEVLDAGLLGPLFKVTVENNPEMSFAASSALQCWEMIRERLNQEIVRQHNLGKQGLPELQSPESMDGLEMFGFLSTSIIRVVEALDPYHQCQEYWECKFTSPSFSKRMDVKDLPAAIPTTFDANVGTCSSHQDKTKLFGVNLSTKMEEDASYDNPGESVEEVQNILGGFFKKASLKELRMMQKIFRSKSGSSTWRTAYGALLDEIQKNVHK; encoded by the exons ATGGGGACAGCATGCACTACAAAGGATTTACATCTACCAAGACAAGAAACAATGTCAGACAACATGCCTATTGACTTGAGGGAGGATGCAGGCATTCCTGTGGCAAATTCAGGTTATGTCAATGAGGCTACTGTGTCTCCAAAGATGCAGATGGAGAGCGATAGTTGTGGTTGCGAGGAAGTGAAGGTCAAACGGTCGCTTCGGCGCCGAAGTGGGATTTACTATGGCGTATTTGATATTAGCTCTGAAGAGGAATCAGACTGCGAACAATCTATTAAG GATCGGACTTTAAAACGTTCCCGACAAAAGAATGATGTATCGAGGAGCACTAACAAGTCCAGATATGAAAGG CAGGAGTCTTCTAGATGGAATCCAAAAGAAGCACGTAGACCTGTCATTGATGAAGCTCCTGTGTTTTATCCAACTGAGGAG GATTTCAAAGATACACTTGGATACATTGCTAGCATAAGAGAGAAAGCAGAAAAGTATGGTATATGTCGCATTATTCCACCTCACTCTTGGTCACCACCTTGTCCTCTAAAGGAAAATAACTTTTGGGGATGTACTAAGTTTACCACTCGTGTACAAGAAGTTGACAAGCTTCAGAATAGAGAGCCAATTAGAAAAAAGTTCAGGAATCGTTGccataaaagaagaaagagaagaaagcgcTTGAGATTTGGGATGACTCGAAGGCGGAATGCCTCTGCTGTTTCTGAAACAAATGAATCTGTTGGCTCAGACACAGATGAGAAGTTTGGTTTTCAGTCTGGTTCAGACTTTACACTTGAGACATTCAAGAAATATGCTGATGAGTTCAAAAAACAATATTTTGGAGTGAAGGGTACTAATGGAAGTATAGAGCATCAAGACGACAACCATGAGAAGAAGTGGCAACCCTCCCCGGAGGATATTGAAGGAGAATATTGGCGGATAGTTGAGGATCCAACTGATGAGATTGAG GTGCATTATGGTGCTGATCTGGATACTGCAATGTTTGGTAGTGGGTTCCCTAAAGCTTCCTTGGGAAACAAGGCCGAATTGGATCCTTATGTGAATTCAGGCTGGAACTTAAATAATTTACCTCGGCTTCCTGGTTCAGTTCTTTCATTTGAGCGTGAGGATATCTCTGGTGTGTTAGTGCCTTGGTTATATGTGGGAATGTGCTTTTCTTCATTTTGTTGG CATGTGGAAGATCACCATCTTTATTCTTTGAATTACATGCACTTTGGTGATCCAAAAGTATGGTATGGGGTTCCAGGCAGTGATGCAGTGAAGCTGGAGGATGCCATGCGAAAACACCTTCCCGAGTTGTTCGAAGAGCAACCAGATTTGCTGCATGAATTG GTTACCCAATTGTCTCCGTCTGTCCTGAAATCTGAAGGAGTTCCTGTATACCGTGCCATTCAGAACTCTGGAGAATTTGTTCTTACTTTTCCAAGAGCATACCACTCTGGTTTCAACTGTGGCTTCAATTGTGCTGAGGCAGTAAACGTTGCTCCGGTAAACTGGCTTCCACATGGTCAATGTGCTGTTGAGTTGTATAGTGAACAACACCGCAAGACATCCTTGTCCCATGATAAGTTACTGCTAGGTGTTGCATGGGAAGCTGTTAAAGAGCAGTTGGAGCAATCTCACCTGCAGGGTAACAATCCAAGATCCCTGAGGTGGCAAAATTTTTGTGGGAATGATGGAGTATTAACTGAGGCCATTAAG GCAAGAGTCATTATGGAGCATAAAAGAAGGGAGAATGTTTCTAGTATTTCAAATGTGAGAAAGATGgataataattttgatttatcgACTGAAAGAGAATGCTTTTTGTGCTTCTATGATCTACATCTTTCTGCAGCTGGTTGTGAATGCTCTCCAAATCGTTATGCATGTCTATCCCATGCAAAACTTATATGCTCGTGTGACCCTAGTAAAATGATTTTACTTGTTCGACATAACTTGGATGAGCTAAATGCCCTTGTGCTGGCTCTGGGAGGGGATCTGGGTGCAGTGAAGCTCTGCAATTTAGAGGACATTGGGTTGGCGTTACCTACACATTCAAAATTTCTGGAAGAACCAAATGATTCCTTGAGTAAAAGCATCTCAGAACACGAGAGACCACTGAGTGATGTAAATGCTTTGAATATTGATAATGGAGTCCACAATCAGGAGATTGATAACCAACTATCCAGAGCTCTTTCTCTTGCAAATATAGAGCACAAGAGCCACAGTCTTTTTCAAGAACCAGAAAGAATCCATAATATCAACAAGCCATCTGTAGGAATGGTTAGTTTAAGTGACAAAGAAGGGAATAGTGCACATACATACTCTGATGCAGCACCTCTAGATGTGAAATCAGATGTAGTGCTGCATAATGATGTTGGATGTCAGGTGTCATCATCAGGAAAAGAAAATATCCTCTTATTCAGCAGTAATGAGGATGAAGGCCATCAATTTTGTCTCGATCTGAATGTAGAACAAATAACAGGGGAGCCTAAGGTTGAAACTGAAGGGTGTCATGTTGAGTGCACAGAACCAGTGATATGCACCATTAAGGAAGAGCAGATTTGGGACTCTGATATCTCTAGACAGGAGTGCTCCTCAAATTTCAAGGTTATGGGTGTAAATGGTTGTGGCATTGTCAGAATCCAAATGGAATCTGATatcatgagaaaaaataaaaacataattggAACAGGCTCTGATTGTGGGTCTTCAATGTCCCTCGGTCCTTGGGCTGACTTGGGTTCTTCCCATGCTTCTTCCGAAAGAAATTTAAATCAAGCATCATGTTCAAGAGATACTGAACTCCCACGTAAATCTATTCCTAGACTTTTTGGAGTTGACCTACAGCATGATCTGTATAGTTCATCACCTTCAGGCAGTCAACGAAGTCAATCTATGAGGGATAATTCAAACCATTCTAATGCTGTCAATCAAAGCGATCATGACTTGGGGACGATTCATCCAATGCCTAAATATTGTGTTGAACCTCTTAACTTTGGAAAGGTGATGCATGGGAAGCAGTGGTGCAGTAGGCAAGCCATCTTTCCAAATG GATTCAGAACCCGTGTCAAGTTCTTCAGTGTGCTCGATCCGACAAAATTATGCAATTATGTTTCAGAAGTACTAGATGCTGGACTTTTGGGACCTTTGTTCAAG GTGACAGTGGAAAATAACCCAGAGATGTCCTTCGCGGCCTCGTCTGCTTTACAGTGTTGGGAAATGATTCGGGAAAGACTGAATCAAGAGATTGTTAGACAGCATAATCTTGGAAAGCAAGGCCTTCCTGAATTACAAAGCCCAGAATCCATGGATGGTCTTGAAATGTTTGGGTTCTTATCTACTTCAATTATTCGA GTTGTTGAAGCTCTCGATCCTTACCATCAGTGTCAAGAGTACTGGGAATGTAAGTTCACTTCACCTTCTTTCTCGAAGAGGATGGATGTGAAAGATCTGCCTGCAGCAATTCCGACGACTTTCGACGCTAATGTTGGCACATGTAGTTCCCATCAGGATAAGACAAAATTATTTGGAGTAAATTTATCAACTAAGATGGAAGAGGATGCATCATATGACAACCCTGGTGAATCAGTAGAAGAGGTTCAGAATATACTAGGAGGGTTCTTCAAGAAGGCAAGCCTCAAAGAATTAAGGATGATGCAGAAAATATTCCGCAGCAAGTCAGGAAGCAGCACATGGAGAACAGCATACGGGGCCCTTTTAGATGAGATACAGAAGAATGTGCATAAATAA
- the LOC135676536 gene encoding lysine-specific demethylase JMJ14-like isoform X2, with amino-acid sequence MGTACTTKDLHLPRQETMSDNMPIDLREDAGIPVANSGYVNEATVSPKMQMESDSCGCEEVKVKRSLRRRSGIYYGVFDISSEEESDCEQSIKDRTLKRSRQKNDVSRSTNKSRYERESSRWNPKEARRPVIDEAPVFYPTEEDFKDTLGYIASIREKAEKYGICRIIPPHSWSPPCPLKENNFWGCTKFTTRVQEVDKLQNREPIRKKFRNRCHKRRKRRKRLRFGMTRRRNASAVSETNESVGSDTDEKFGFQSGSDFTLETFKKYADEFKKQYFGVKGTNGSIEHQDDNHEKKWQPSPEDIEGEYWRIVEDPTDEIEVHYGADLDTAMFGSGFPKASLGNKAELDPYVNSGWNLNNLPRLPGSVLSFEREDISGVLVPWLYVGMCFSSFCWHVEDHHLYSLNYMHFGDPKVWYGVPGSDAVKLEDAMRKHLPELFEEQPDLLHELVTQLSPSVLKSEGVPVYRAIQNSGEFVLTFPRAYHSGFNCGFNCAEAVNVAPVNWLPHGQCAVELYSEQHRKTSLSHDKLLLGVAWEAVKEQLEQSHLQGNNPRSLRWQNFCGNDGVLTEAIKARVIMEHKRRENVSSISNVRKMDNNFDLSTERECFLCFYDLHLSAAGCECSPNRYACLSHAKLICSCDPSKMILLVRHNLDELNALVLALGGDLGAVKLCNLEDIGLALPTHSKFLEEPNDSLSKSISEHERPLSDVNALNIDNGVHNQEIDNQLSRALSLANIEHKSHSLFQEPERIHNINKPSVGMVSLSDKEGNSAHTYSDAAPLDVKSDVVLHNDVGCQVSSSGKENILLFSSNEDEGHQFCLDLNVEQITGEPKVETEGCHVECTEPVICTIKEEQIWDSDISRQECSSNFKVMGVNGCGIVRIQMESDIMRKNKNIIGTGSDCGSSMSLGPWADLGSSHASSERNLNQASCSRDTELPRKSIPRLFGVDLQHDLYSSSPSGSQRSQSMRDNSNHSNAVNQSDHDLGTIHPMPKYCVEPLNFGKVMHGKQWCSRQAIFPNGFRTRVKFFSVLDPTKLCNYVSEVLDAGLLGPLFKVTVENNPEMSFAASSALQCWEMIRERLNQEIVRQHNLGKQGLPELQSPESMDGLEMFGFLSTSIIRVVEALDPYHQCQEYWECKFTSPSFSKRMDVKDLPAAIPTTFDANVGTCSSHQDKTKLFGVNLSTKMEEDASYDNPGESVEEVQNILGGFFKKASLKELRMMQKIFRSKSGSSTWRTAYGALLDEIQKNVHK; translated from the exons ATGGGGACAGCATGCACTACAAAGGATTTACATCTACCAAGACAAGAAACAATGTCAGACAACATGCCTATTGACTTGAGGGAGGATGCAGGCATTCCTGTGGCAAATTCAGGTTATGTCAATGAGGCTACTGTGTCTCCAAAGATGCAGATGGAGAGCGATAGTTGTGGTTGCGAGGAAGTGAAGGTCAAACGGTCGCTTCGGCGCCGAAGTGGGATTTACTATGGCGTATTTGATATTAGCTCTGAAGAGGAATCAGACTGCGAACAATCTATTAAG GATCGGACTTTAAAACGTTCCCGACAAAAGAATGATGTATCGAGGAGCACTAACAAGTCCAGATATGAAAGG GAGTCTTCTAGATGGAATCCAAAAGAAGCACGTAGACCTGTCATTGATGAAGCTCCTGTGTTTTATCCAACTGAGGAG GATTTCAAAGATACACTTGGATACATTGCTAGCATAAGAGAGAAAGCAGAAAAGTATGGTATATGTCGCATTATTCCACCTCACTCTTGGTCACCACCTTGTCCTCTAAAGGAAAATAACTTTTGGGGATGTACTAAGTTTACCACTCGTGTACAAGAAGTTGACAAGCTTCAGAATAGAGAGCCAATTAGAAAAAAGTTCAGGAATCGTTGccataaaagaagaaagagaagaaagcgcTTGAGATTTGGGATGACTCGAAGGCGGAATGCCTCTGCTGTTTCTGAAACAAATGAATCTGTTGGCTCAGACACAGATGAGAAGTTTGGTTTTCAGTCTGGTTCAGACTTTACACTTGAGACATTCAAGAAATATGCTGATGAGTTCAAAAAACAATATTTTGGAGTGAAGGGTACTAATGGAAGTATAGAGCATCAAGACGACAACCATGAGAAGAAGTGGCAACCCTCCCCGGAGGATATTGAAGGAGAATATTGGCGGATAGTTGAGGATCCAACTGATGAGATTGAG GTGCATTATGGTGCTGATCTGGATACTGCAATGTTTGGTAGTGGGTTCCCTAAAGCTTCCTTGGGAAACAAGGCCGAATTGGATCCTTATGTGAATTCAGGCTGGAACTTAAATAATTTACCTCGGCTTCCTGGTTCAGTTCTTTCATTTGAGCGTGAGGATATCTCTGGTGTGTTAGTGCCTTGGTTATATGTGGGAATGTGCTTTTCTTCATTTTGTTGG CATGTGGAAGATCACCATCTTTATTCTTTGAATTACATGCACTTTGGTGATCCAAAAGTATGGTATGGGGTTCCAGGCAGTGATGCAGTGAAGCTGGAGGATGCCATGCGAAAACACCTTCCCGAGTTGTTCGAAGAGCAACCAGATTTGCTGCATGAATTG GTTACCCAATTGTCTCCGTCTGTCCTGAAATCTGAAGGAGTTCCTGTATACCGTGCCATTCAGAACTCTGGAGAATTTGTTCTTACTTTTCCAAGAGCATACCACTCTGGTTTCAACTGTGGCTTCAATTGTGCTGAGGCAGTAAACGTTGCTCCGGTAAACTGGCTTCCACATGGTCAATGTGCTGTTGAGTTGTATAGTGAACAACACCGCAAGACATCCTTGTCCCATGATAAGTTACTGCTAGGTGTTGCATGGGAAGCTGTTAAAGAGCAGTTGGAGCAATCTCACCTGCAGGGTAACAATCCAAGATCCCTGAGGTGGCAAAATTTTTGTGGGAATGATGGAGTATTAACTGAGGCCATTAAG GCAAGAGTCATTATGGAGCATAAAAGAAGGGAGAATGTTTCTAGTATTTCAAATGTGAGAAAGATGgataataattttgatttatcgACTGAAAGAGAATGCTTTTTGTGCTTCTATGATCTACATCTTTCTGCAGCTGGTTGTGAATGCTCTCCAAATCGTTATGCATGTCTATCCCATGCAAAACTTATATGCTCGTGTGACCCTAGTAAAATGATTTTACTTGTTCGACATAACTTGGATGAGCTAAATGCCCTTGTGCTGGCTCTGGGAGGGGATCTGGGTGCAGTGAAGCTCTGCAATTTAGAGGACATTGGGTTGGCGTTACCTACACATTCAAAATTTCTGGAAGAACCAAATGATTCCTTGAGTAAAAGCATCTCAGAACACGAGAGACCACTGAGTGATGTAAATGCTTTGAATATTGATAATGGAGTCCACAATCAGGAGATTGATAACCAACTATCCAGAGCTCTTTCTCTTGCAAATATAGAGCACAAGAGCCACAGTCTTTTTCAAGAACCAGAAAGAATCCATAATATCAACAAGCCATCTGTAGGAATGGTTAGTTTAAGTGACAAAGAAGGGAATAGTGCACATACATACTCTGATGCAGCACCTCTAGATGTGAAATCAGATGTAGTGCTGCATAATGATGTTGGATGTCAGGTGTCATCATCAGGAAAAGAAAATATCCTCTTATTCAGCAGTAATGAGGATGAAGGCCATCAATTTTGTCTCGATCTGAATGTAGAACAAATAACAGGGGAGCCTAAGGTTGAAACTGAAGGGTGTCATGTTGAGTGCACAGAACCAGTGATATGCACCATTAAGGAAGAGCAGATTTGGGACTCTGATATCTCTAGACAGGAGTGCTCCTCAAATTTCAAGGTTATGGGTGTAAATGGTTGTGGCATTGTCAGAATCCAAATGGAATCTGATatcatgagaaaaaataaaaacataattggAACAGGCTCTGATTGTGGGTCTTCAATGTCCCTCGGTCCTTGGGCTGACTTGGGTTCTTCCCATGCTTCTTCCGAAAGAAATTTAAATCAAGCATCATGTTCAAGAGATACTGAACTCCCACGTAAATCTATTCCTAGACTTTTTGGAGTTGACCTACAGCATGATCTGTATAGTTCATCACCTTCAGGCAGTCAACGAAGTCAATCTATGAGGGATAATTCAAACCATTCTAATGCTGTCAATCAAAGCGATCATGACTTGGGGACGATTCATCCAATGCCTAAATATTGTGTTGAACCTCTTAACTTTGGAAAGGTGATGCATGGGAAGCAGTGGTGCAGTAGGCAAGCCATCTTTCCAAATG GATTCAGAACCCGTGTCAAGTTCTTCAGTGTGCTCGATCCGACAAAATTATGCAATTATGTTTCAGAAGTACTAGATGCTGGACTTTTGGGACCTTTGTTCAAG GTGACAGTGGAAAATAACCCAGAGATGTCCTTCGCGGCCTCGTCTGCTTTACAGTGTTGGGAAATGATTCGGGAAAGACTGAATCAAGAGATTGTTAGACAGCATAATCTTGGAAAGCAAGGCCTTCCTGAATTACAAAGCCCAGAATCCATGGATGGTCTTGAAATGTTTGGGTTCTTATCTACTTCAATTATTCGA GTTGTTGAAGCTCTCGATCCTTACCATCAGTGTCAAGAGTACTGGGAATGTAAGTTCACTTCACCTTCTTTCTCGAAGAGGATGGATGTGAAAGATCTGCCTGCAGCAATTCCGACGACTTTCGACGCTAATGTTGGCACATGTAGTTCCCATCAGGATAAGACAAAATTATTTGGAGTAAATTTATCAACTAAGATGGAAGAGGATGCATCATATGACAACCCTGGTGAATCAGTAGAAGAGGTTCAGAATATACTAGGAGGGTTCTTCAAGAAGGCAAGCCTCAAAGAATTAAGGATGATGCAGAAAATATTCCGCAGCAAGTCAGGAAGCAGCACATGGAGAACAGCATACGGGGCCCTTTTAGATGAGATACAGAAGAATGTGCATAAATAA
- the LOC135677744 gene encoding uncharacterized protein LOC135677744, which translates to MASAMVNIVALPPLPEAFPWFSPRISFSHDSADPTPVAPREGRPDDHAEDFEFRLHDDPVTMLPADELFSGGKLVPMQLAAPKPALESEIARSEPPETARKVDIAGPDSYAFSPRAPRCTTRWRELLGLRRALAKPPGVHVTAPVPSAAAPAASKNPIPRSSIKHLLHRHHKPASPVASLSLPLLRDSDRESVAIASRISLSSSSSSSSSGPDHEDLGRLSIDSDKPSRVPPRVRLARPRPATPASSRVGLRPAEPAAPAPPRGASVDSPRMSSSGKIVFHGPERSSSSPGSFTGGPRPRPRGVERSYSANVRVAPVLNVVPVCSLRGSGKPVSVLGLAHVLSPQQKKDRIGSARNRAELVRSARRRDQICTLPHKYF; encoded by the coding sequence ATGGCGTCCGCTATGGTTAACATCGTCGCCCTCCCGCCGCTGCCGGAGGCCTTCCCCTGGTTCAGCCCTCGGATCTCATTCAGCCACGACTCCGCCGACCCCACCCCCGTCGCCCCGCGGGAGGGCCGCCCTGACGACCATGCGGAGGACTTCGAGTTCCGCCTCCACGACGACCCCGTCACGATGCTCCCCGCCGACGAGCTCTTCTCCGGAGGCAAGCTGGTGCCCATGCAGCTGGCTGCGCCGAAACCGGCTCTGGAGTCGGAGATCGCCCGGTCGGAGCCCCCTGAGACGGCGCGGAAGGTGGACATCGCCGGTCCCGACTCCTACGCGTTCTCCCCCCGCGCGCCCAGGTGCACCACCCGGTGGCGCGAGCTCCTCGGCCTCAGGAGGGCCCTCGCGAAGCCGCCTGGTGTCCATGTAACCGCCCCCGTGCCCTCCGCTGCGGCCCCCGCCGCTTCCAAGAATCCTATCCCTCGGTCGTCTATCAAGCATCTGCTACACCGCCACCACAAGCCCGCTTCTCCGGTCGCGTCGCTGAGCCTCCCTCTCCTCCGCGACTCAGATCGCGAGTCCGTGGCGATCGCCTCCCggatctccctctcctcctcctcttcctcgtcctcctccggcCCCGACCACGAGGACCTCGGGAGGCTCTCTATCGACTCGGACAAACCCAGCCGCGTCCCTCCCCGGGTCCGCCTAGCCCGGCCGCGCCCCGCAACCCCAGCGTCATCGAGGGTCGGACTCCGGCCGGCAGAACCAGCAGCGCCGGCCCCGCCGCGGGGGGCATCGGTGGACAGCCCGCGGATGAGCTCGTCGGGGAAGATCGTGTTCCATGGCCCGGAGCGGAGTTCGAGCAGCCCTGGGAGCTTCACTGGCGGCCCGAGACCGCGGCCGCGCGGGGTGGAGCGGTCCTACTCCGCCAACGTCCGCGTCGCTCCGGTCCTCAACGTCGTCCCCGTCTGCTCCCTGCGCGGGTCGGGCAAGCCTGTCTCCGTCTTGGGTCTCGCCCACGTCTTGTCGCCGCAGCAGAAGAAGGACCGGATCGGCTCGGCCCGTAACCGGGCTGAATTGGTCCGGTCGGCCCGGCGTCGAGACCAAATCTGCACCCTTCCCcataaatatttttag